One Chaetodon auriga isolate fChaAug3 chromosome 11, fChaAug3.hap1, whole genome shotgun sequence genomic window, GCCAGGACAAACTAGTGTGTATTAATACGTACCTCTGTCGTGCCAGATATCTCATGATATGCAAGCTTGGCCACGTCCTCCTTAGCTTCCCTCTTTGGATAATCCTCATCACCAACACTGAAGCTCCGGCATCTAATAGCATAACAACTTTTTTGTTATACATGTTTAAATCGTGACAAAATAGCTAAGAATTTGGATGGAGTTACGAGACATACTGTGTCGCATCATTTGGTCCCAGTCCTGTTGACTTCTCAGCCCTCACAGTCACCCTTTCCTTCTGACCATAGTTAATGTCACTGACACTTGTCTGATGAACCGATGCAGTAGGATTTTTTGCAGCATGTTCTAtctgaaagggaaaagaaagacTTTTTAGCAGTTGCTGCCATCTGTCAGGATAAACAAACCAGTCAGTGAGATTCGCTGTGCATGAGAACTTTGAAAATGGAGCACAACATCCAACATTCACCATTTCACATGGAAGGATCTTACCTCTGGTGGACGGTTCTCCTTCTCGCTGGGACAGCTCAGGGCTGCATTCAGCttggtttgctttttgttgtCCTCTGCAGCGACTGGGAAGACTGGACGATCACAGAGCACGGTCCTCTTGTAGATTCTGATGAAGAATTGTAAAATCTATAGTTATCACCAAGGTGACTTCAGCAGAAATGGAGCTGATCACAACATCTCTATGGAGAAGAAATGATTTCTGGCATTTATTGCCATGGCTATTCATCGTGCTGTTGAAGCACAAGGGAGGTCAGAAAGCATTAAGGAGGTGCTGGATGCTGCCAGGGAATCCTTGAATGTTGTGGACATCTCTGGATAAGACCCACACGCTACAGTGAAGGAAGGAGTTGCACCAGCTCAGACAGAAGGGTCTGGGTTATGGGATGGACAATGTCCTGAATGGGATCACTTTGGGTGGACACTGGGAGACTTATCACTGTGAGACTGTTGCAATCCAGGAGATGGCGGTAATGCGACttagaaggagaagaagaagacagcagagGGTGCTTAGCTGATGAgtcatgttcatgtgtttcttgGTGAGAGGCGGTAAATACAAACATGTTGTACTTATGTGCAGCAATGGATATAGAAAAGAAATAAGATAACGGTTTTCTGAGTGTCATTTCAAATGAGATTGCCGAACCTAAAATATACAACTACCtagataagactttattaatcTCCCATGGGGAGAtttgggtgttacaggcagcagcagtagtgtcaaaaaagacataaaaagcaGTGTTACCCCTATCATTTTATTAGGGATGCGCCCCGAACCCCAACGGCACCCCTtcccccccttgaaggtcaagttaattttatttaatttcattttctatatagcgccagatcacaacagaaGTCATTTAAATCCTTAAATGAGCTTGATCTATACCTTGTCCTTTTATCAAACACACTAAATAGCCTTatgttatttatcttattttacacgatggcatgtcatttctgtctccacaTGATCGCGCAGATGAAATCCGACCGAGTTACTTCTGCAGTCGAGCGTTAATGAAACGGCTTTAACTCACCTTTGATTGTGCTCAGGTCCCTCAGGGTCGACATCCTCATACTTCAGCTCCGAGAGTGCTCTCCGTTCATGCCTCTTTGGTTCATCCACGTAGTTTTTCTTCTCCATCCCTAATGAACCCGTGAGTGCACAGGCGGGGACCGAGAGCCGGGGAATGTACAGGTCAGGTTCAGGCGACGACTGTCCGCCAACTCTGCACTAAACAGGAAACTCAGGCAATTTTAAATTCGTCCCGGTAGAAGTCGCTAGAAGTAATGATGCCATGAGGGGAATTCCGGCTCTTCTAAGAGAGGCGGTTCTTACGGCTCGGCTCTCTTAAACGAGCcggctctttcggctcccaagtggctcctcagattttttgttgcttaaattaacTTATTactaaaataatgtaaaattatgtgtaGAATGaattactaatgtacaaaacatacttaaaaattttactgcatttcctgcggtcactcattttctcatctttccagtgttttgtctctgttgcagttctctctctctctctctctctctctctctctctctctctctctttctaagACAAATATTTTACTTTCTACTCCACTATATTTTTAAGAAGGCTGGGAAGTACTCATTAGTTTTAGtttagctgttgttgttgttcttgttcttaTTCTTCCCTAAAATGCAATTGGCCACACCCTGTGTTCTTAAAAGAAGGGAACAAATCACAGTACCCGCTCTCAACTGGGATCTACGTAAGAGCGGAAGTATGTCATTACTGTCAATCAACAAAGGCTACAATGATCCAAAATatacagtttttctttctcagagCGTCTGAGAAACACCCTCCCTCAAATGTTCCTGCTGAAAatgagtttgtctttgttgtttcatTACTGCTGACTATTGTAAGTGAGATAACAGGAGATATCCGCACATTCTTGCATTTACTTCCCCTTCAGTCCTCATGCATGCTGTCATATTGTGAtgcacagcaaacaacaaaatgttgtttaatgaaggtgttaaataaaaaaatgagtGATAATGGCTGTCCTTTTATGATGATGTGATTCATTTCTATGTTTTTATAGGTGTTTCATTTGGCTTTGTGTAGTGTAGTGGTTCTACAAGcaagcaaacatgcaaacattacAGCAATGCATTGATGTATAAAaatttacttttacttgtacttgagtaattTTTAAAGCAGGTACTTTTGAATACTTGAGTATTTTAAAAAGCGattacttttgtacttttactcgaGTAATGAGCTGAGCCGCTTTGACTTGTAGTGGAGTAATATTTGACCATTAGTTTCTGTACTTAGACTCAAGTACTGGGGTTGAGTACTTAGTCCACCACTGTGTAGCTGACCAATCACGTGtggcttgaacagaaaaaaagtcgaggaaaaaaaaaaaaagagccggGTCTAAGAGCCGCTTCGTTCGCGACCGACACATCACCACACCACAACGATACATGCTTTCACGTCAGAGTTTCCCAAACTCTCCAATAAAACCAGAATAACTAGATTTGTCGCCAGTcgttttaaataaataaataaataagaaagaaagaaagaaagaaagaaagaaagaaagaaagaaagaaaaagagttGGTAAATATAGTTGCTAAGTTGGCAACACTGCCGGAAATCAAAGCACGTCAAATTACTGTATCAACGACAACGTAATCACGCATTCAACGCTAATTTTCTGTATTGCATGTAGACATTTGATATGGCCATTTGAGATCATGGGATTTACTTTGTCATTTCTCACAGGGACTGATGATGAAACACTCACCTTTATCAAGCGGGATGGAAATGATCCGCTGATTCCAGGCAAAAGACAACAGGCAAAAAATTCTGAAGTCTTGAGTTGAATGACTTGAGATCTGTTGACATAAGTGATCTATGCCATCATCTTGGCATAGAGGAGGTTGTTGACTTTTCGCTTACTTAAGGACAATAAATTTGCTGGTACTGATGACATGACTGCAGAGTCATTTTCTGTAAGGCTGTTAGAACTTTGTACGCTAATGGAAATAGCTCAGTCAAAATGAAACATCCACCTTTGATCTGAACATGGGACCTCTGGGAtaactatttttatttttctgtgccAACTTTACTGAAAGAACAATGACAATACAAGACAGACAACAACAGGTGGATTGCAGGGACAGTTAGACCAAAAGTAGAGCTCAATAGAAATTATGCACGTACACAGAAATAaccagttattttatttttatattagaaaaaaatgttttatgttaACTGAGTGTTTACTAACCAGCCAATCTAATTTATTACAAACCTTCAGACTCATGTTTTCCCCTGAATTATTTTTCAAGTTTTGTTCAGTTTAGTTAACTGCTCTGTATGACAGTATCAAAACTATATCTTCTTTATCTCCCTTGAAGCTGTATCCTGCTTACACTGACATGAAATTCATGGATGTCTTCATTTAGACACTCATGACTACAAATGCAAGCATCTGACTTATATTGCAAGTACAATGAAAGGTTCTAGCATTGTCCAAGATCTGCTATCCTTGTCATCATTGATGTGTAACATGGAATGACCTGACACAAGCTGCTAAGTTGTCCAATGATACTCTGTTGACATTTACAGTTCATTCAATTTGGGATCAGAGGGTGTGCTCTATCAAAAATATATCTTCAGTATCAAATACCCCTTGAAAATTTTTCACGTTTtgcatttcaaacaaactgaacatattcaatgaaaaacaaagactcTTACATGACAcctctttaaaaacatttaaccataataaaaaaaatcagctgttgaTAGAAATGACCCGCCACATGATTCAACAGAACAACAGGAAGAAAGATGTGACTTAATGTAACAGTCACTAGACATGATAAAACTACTGcagatgtcatgtttcaggtTAAAGCACTGTGTAATTGCAGCATGTTAATCATTTTCCTTAATAGAAGCCTATCAAATCACTTCATTCAGTCACAGACATCAGAAGAGACAGATTTCCATATTTTCGTCACCATTCCCTGTGATAATCACACAGTTTCATTTCTCTGACTCATTCTTTTCGTGCTGAACATCTGAGCACACTTTTCCAGCTCTGCCTTCACTTCACTCGCTTCAGGGCGTCCTTCTGGCTTCTCACACAGCATTAACTTGATGATTTGctcctgcaaaaaaaaacaaaaaaaaattgctaCTGAGGTCTTTCTACCCACAATAATAACTTCTGTCATACTAGGATGTTGCAGGAGCTCCACTCCACACAGTATTTCCAACATGTGCACTGTGACATTATTCacatacagacagcagaggtCTTGTTCGGCGACTACCATCATGATTAACTGTTTCATGGTGCAAGTAAATCAGTTAAAATAAGAAGAACATAGTAACGTACCTCTCTGGGAAAAGTCAGTGAGAACTGACTGGGGAGGTTCTGACATCTGGCATTACCCAAAAGCTGGTATTCATACAGTGATAAAAGGAAGGAAGAACATGTTAGTTAGCCTGAAATCTACTAATAATTCAATTCCTGAACATTGCAAATGAATCCaagaaaaattaaacaaaacaaataaaaagatgaaCAATAAAGTTCCATCATATCTGCTATCTACAGTGCATACTGGTGTATACTTTGCTGGACTCTTATTTGTATATAATGGACGTAGGCCTACATAATAAAGTAACATCGTCCTGCCATTTGTCAAACTTGAACAATAAGCACAATGTTTGTTTACGACAGACTCACCTGTCCTCTTTCATGGCCAGATGAGACTTTCCAAAGGAGTTCCAAGTATATCAACCCCAGAGGAAATATGTCCACTTTCCTGTCATagttcttctccctcttctgtgacagaaaataaacacagtacTGACAAAAGCTGCCCAGTGTTATCCTTTCATCAATCATCATGGTAGATTAACGAGTTATGCTCATTGTAAAGTGTGGTGGGCATCTAGGTAGTCAGTATGATTAAGGCCATTAGAAGGACATTTTTGTTGATGCAAAGCTTAAGAGGGATTAAAAGTTATTCTCAGTATAGACCATCTCACTTGTTCAGGAGCCATGTAAGTTGGGGTTCCTTTGCACACTGTTCTGTCGATCAGAgcaccatcatcatctctgGTCACCAGACCAAAATCCCCAATCTTCACTTCTCCATCCAGTCCAAACAGGATGTTGGCAGGCTTACCAGTGAAAAGCAAAATCAGACATTGAAACAAATAAACATCTCGCTCTTCCCATGATGGGCAATAACACATATGAACAAGTGAACTTCAAGCTTGAAAATGAACTGAGGCCCCCTCCgatgaaaatcacatttttatacTGCACAGTCTGGTCTCACCTTAAGGTCCCTGTGGATGTGTTTCTCGGAGTGAATATATTCGACCCCAGTAACTATTTGTTGAAAAATGTTTAGACTTTCTTCTCGTCTCTTGGAGTCTTGCAGAGACTTATCGTTCTTGTCTTCAATCCACTCTTTAAGTGTCCTGGTGTGACACAGCTCCATCTGAATATAGAGGTACTTTGCAGATGAACTATGTGCAGACCTAGAAAAGTAAGAAGAGAAAAAATTATTTCATTGCTCCCGTTTAACTTGAAATTAAAAGTTAATACTTTATGTATGTGCACTGGACTGACTGGGAAGAGCTGTTACTGTCATCTGAAATGGTCCATTGGTTTCCTGAATCCTCCATCCAAAATGTGTAATATCTAACAATATTACGGTGCTGGAGGTCTGATAATGTTGACACCTCTCGAAGAGATTTCCTGATCCAAAGGAGAATGAGAAAATTATTTAGTCAAAAAAGTACTTGTACAAATACTACACATGCAATAATGCACACTGGTACTGCATACATACTCTTCACAGCAGACAATCTTTACGGCATAATCCTTCTTCAGCAGTTTATGTCTTGCTTTGTAAACACGACCAAATCCTCCACTGCCAAGAAGGTCAAACTGATCAAAGTCTGAAGTAAACCTGCAGGAATTAATGCAATTGTTTAGGCAAAAAGgtaaaaaaaggtgaaaaacatAGAAATGTGTTCTTGATTGTACATTAATTACTTGTAtcattataaaacacacatgctgcaagTGAATATATTTTTTCCATACCTTGACTGAGTTCCCATATTCCTGTCATCAACAGCATGcttagaaaataaaagaataaagtaGATTCAAATTTTGAGCCCTGCTCTGATTATTTACATTTGCTGTGTACTCTTTAACAACTAGCGCATAAAATGTATCGTctgacacatcaaaacagcGATGTTGCATGTTGTCTTTTGATCTGCTCAATAGTCGGGGAGGGATCATAAGTAGTAACTGGTGTTGCATTTACAGAAATTTGCAGCTATTCTATTTTCCTTGCCTCAACAAACGAAACTTTCTCACTCTTAGAACGCTGCTACTGTTCTGTTGCTCTCTTCACATACTAATTAAGCAGAATACAAGAGGgtggatttttcttttaactATACAGTCAAGATTGATGGAAGATGCAAACCTGATGCTCGGAAGAGTTCGACGAATCAGTGAATATTCCTGAGCTAGTTGTACGCGTTGGCATGCCTTGTGATGGTCCAAGAGACTCCCTACAAGAACACAGTAAGAGGGGTGAGTGCAGCCTTTGCATTATTAAGATCTACAGCGTATTTGAGTATTAGTAAGCCCCGTCTACTGAAGCTGGTGTTGACAACCTGGTTGACGGATCATCTTCTGACATGGCTGACCCGAGCGCCATCTACAATTCACAAAAAAGTGGTTAATTGTTACACTGTAGCATGTTCCAAATAAAATGCTATACCTTCCTGTAGTGCGCTTGAAATTAACGTCATTTTTCAAATCAATTAAATATGAAACCAAACTGAACTCTCTTGCTCTTACAATGCTGCCGTCAGTCTGATGCGATTGTTAAATATTATAAGTGTAGATTTTTGCTTTACCTACTAAAGGTTTTTAATATTATGAGAGAACAGACCTGAGCATTTGAAGGGTTTGGTGAGTCAATGAATGCTATTGACAAAGACGCGCTCTCTGATAGGCTTTGGGATGATGATTCTTCAGACTCCCTGGGGGAAAACAACGAGAGACACGAGTAAAGCTTTCTCAGTATTTAGCTCCATGGTCTGCTCTCCTGCTAATGACAATAAGTGCCTTACAGTGCAGCTGATGGCCCTGACAACGTATCTGGTGCACCATCTTCGGACACTGTCGATCTGAAGGACACCTAAAATACACAGAGAGGGTGTTTTGCATAATGACATCATTATTTCATGTAAAATTTCACCTCAGTGGAACCGTTTCATTTAAAAGTACTCAAAAGTAACTGGGGTTGAAATCTGCTGCCATTACAGTTTGGTATAATCTTTTCTCTACAGGGTGAGTGAGATAACATAATCTTTTATTAATCCAGGAAAtttgcagtgctgcagcagcatgggGGATAATAATGCAAGTTAGACGCATCAATTGGCAAATGTGAATTTGATAATATAAAGCTGAATGAAGTTGAAAGATCAAATACCTTGCTGTCCCAGTCGGACTGTTCTTGAAGAGCAGACCAGGCCAACCGAGCTGCATTTTGTCTGGCTTCCATGATAGTCTTTCCCTCACCTTCGGGGTAGTTCTTATCGTCGATCACTAATTTGTAGAAaaatctgtgttgtgtttttgaaaaagaggaaatagtTCAGATCATTATGCATGACATTTTAATATTGTCTACAACCAAACATCCATCAAGAACAGGTTAGAGAGGTTAAGGTTTATACTCACTGAGGGTTATGAGATGGACCGCTTCTCCTCTCTTCAACGTAACTATGGGAGCGGTTTGTTTTCTGACAGTAATGGTTCACTAGTCCAATGTAATTTGTCTTCATAAAGCTGGTGTCAGATCTCAAATTGAGGCTTCTTGTCTTTTTACTGTAATAAACAAGTAACATTTCAGACTGatgaagacatgaaaatgaagcaaagcaTCACCTTTGTGATTTACTCACCAGATATCAGAAACATTTAGTTCCTCCCTTTGTTGAGTTGATGTATGGTTGTAAGTCTCATTTGCAGTcttggaaattaaaaaaagtacaattttgagatGGTTCACATAGTTCAACTGTAGCCTGCTGAGTATGTGACACCACAACAAAATAAGCTATATTTTGTGCATGCTCCGCCCTCTAACAGGCTTCACTATTTGTTTGCCATTGCCTCTCAACACCAGAGAAAGAATTTTGTGCTCACCGGCCAATCAGAGGAAGGCATCCTCCCCCTAGTCAAACCCCAGTGCATGCATTGCTTGTGTCCCTTTTCCACTCAGCCACTTTGAGAAATGGATTTTTcccgctcctcctctgtgtctcctgcaACTCACTGATGCTGATTGCAGATCCCCACAAGTCCTGCTTGCTCTGCCTGGGTGGgcagcatcatcatctctttAAAGACAATGATGCACCAGCAGCCTACCACTACTACCACTGAAGGGGAGGCTCATACGGGTAAACCAATAGCGAAGTCTCTTAGGGGGCTATGCACATACTCATAcaactggagttacatccaaATAACTACATTTTTTTAGGCCTAATCAAGGAGAAAGTGGTGTTTATTACTCACCTCTGTAGTTTTAGTGCCACATATCACATCATATACAAGTTTGGCTGCTTCCTCCTTAGCttccctctttgtttttccagtgaCAGTTGGATACTTCTCATCACCAACCACATATCTACAGCAACTAATGGCATAAAGACTTAAATGTAACACATGATTAAATTGTGACACAATAGCTAAGAATTTGGATGGAATTAGGAGACTTACTAAGTCGTATTATTTGGTCCCAGTCCTGTTGACTCCTCAGGCCTCACAGTCACCCTGTTTTTCTGACCATGTTCATTGAGCCAACATATATAGTTGATGTCATTGACAAGAGCTGATGCAGTTGAAGCCTTTGCtgcctcttctgtctgtcaagAGAATGACAAATATACATGAAGGAGACATTTGCCATGGGCTGGTCTTTAACATTAAATTCCTACACTCCAACATGCTCTAGTTTAGCAAATAGGACCTAAACTTACTGAGCCAACTGAGTCCTGATGTTCGTTGTTCAACAAGCATTTCAGGGCATTTTTAGCAGCACTTTGCTTGGCTTCCCTCTTGGTCTTCCCCGAACCACTGGGATAGACTGTACCATCTATGACTACCCTCTGGATGAATCTGAAGAGGAATTGTCATATTTGTTATACAGGCAGCCTGTAGGAGGTAACAACTGTCACACAGTACACTGAACGGAACTTAAGCACAATTTTGAGGTATATCAAATATTTACTTCAGGAGTTTTCAGATATACCCTGACCAGGTTTATATCTTTATATCCACACCTCCCTAAAGAAGAGACCCTCTTCACTGCACTCCCCATGGAGAGCGCCTGTGGCTGAACAACGCTGTAACATTTCGGTACTTGAGTCAACTCACGTTCGGTTATGGTCCGGGCCAACAGGACTTTGGTCCTCATAGTCCAGCTTACAGCGTTCTCTCTGTGCGTGTTCGTTTAGTTGAGAGACGTAGTTTCCATTTTCCATCATAAACGACGAAgctgttttgtctcttctccCTTCTCTTATCCGCGATCCGTTTCGATTCAGCGAGTCTTTAATACCTGTAAGTTTCGATTTCCTCGTATACACGTCACATGCTTTTGCGGCATATGAGGAATCAAAACTGGAACTGGACACCGATCAACCTACCTTACAGCTGTGAACTACGGTATGTCATTGATAAATGTATCCTTAGTTATCAATGACTGCAGTTCATGCAGAATGAAATGGATCTGTGCAGTGATTTGCGCACAGTGTCTCACAGAGGGGGCAGCATTTAAGGATCACTCTGTACACGTTATTTCTCACCTCTTTCAACACCTCAAATAAAATATCTTGACTACTATAATCGATTGCAGTTGCCAGCGTTGTAATTAAAGGCTCTCgagaacagaaacagagtaTATTTAAGACACTTTCTGGTTTATTATATTTAGTCCACACACAAGAAATTTGTTGCATACCTGGGCACAATACTTACATAGTGCAAATGCAGCTTATGATATAGTCTTATCTATTGGAGCCACTGGTATATACCCATGGCAGCCAACAGTTATGTTCATTAACTTATTTTTTAACACTCTAACACTTTAAGACTGAACAATATGTCACTGGAGATAGTTATCTGGGATCATTTCTGTCAACATTTCCCCAACATAGCTGTTGCCAACCCCAGAATGATTTGATTTTGCCTCTTCCTGTAGGGCACGCTTTCCTGTAagtctctgtgctgcatttgTCAGGTGATGCTCTCAGCTTCTGGTAATACTGCCCAGCTTGTAAAGCTGTAGTGGAGGACTTCTCCTGCAGTCTAAGAGCCTCAGCTTGTCCACAAAAGTTTTTGAAGCTGAGTCATAAACGGCAGGCAATTACAGATCAAATATACTGCTTTCATAGAGACCAAGGCCAAGTCTACTAGTAAACAGTTAACAATTGCACACACTGGTTGGAGGAAAAGTACTAACTTGAATCCTGTCTCCAATGCTCAATCCTCATATCTGATCTTTAGTTGTCTTGCACATTCATCAGTGCAGAGCTCATGGAAGCCCCACACAGACTCATCATCcagcaaacacaaaatacaacagTTAATACAAACTTTACAGAGGATGAATGACCATTACACCattgttgtcagtgttttattcttcACTTCAGCCCATTCATTCCAAAGCAAAGGCTGTAACGTGACATTACTTTCAACACATTTAACCATTTCCAGAATAGAATGCATTATTGCAATACCATCTGACAATGTAATTACCCAGGACATAATTATTTGTTAAACATGAGCAACACTGCATTCCCTGATTATAAGATACACAGGAGTTGTTTGCTCTTTCCCATCAATACTACATAGGTTGAACCATGACTTAGTCacatcagttcatttaaaaagtTATTAAAAGAGACACTTCCATTAGCATTCAGAAACTTCCAAGGACCACTACTATGGAACAAGATGCTGAGCAGTCATGCTTGTGAGGACTAGGGCTGTCACAATTATGACACTTTAGTTGACGACAGTCAAACAAATGCTTTGTGATTAACTGTTCTGTTCCTTTCATGCAACAGTGTTATTGTTATGTTTGTTCATTTCAATGACTACTCGTCAAAACAGTGCGCTTATTGGCAAAAGTGTGTCAGTTCATCTTCAAATACTTTGTGCACAGGCACAATGTTCCCCCCCTCACTCCGCAGCACACAGGTGTGTTGCGTAGGCTGACCTATTTTAACGAAAACGTGGGTCAAGATGAAATAAATATAGAAGGACGctagattttattttcaaagttAATATGCAATGAGTCAATAAGAAGCAATGTTTATTGTTAAGTTATTGAATTAGAAACGCCGGGTGGAAGCAACAAAATTCAACAAAACCTTCTAAATATTGCTAAACATGTTTTACACTCACCTGAGATTTTCCCCTTCTGTTCATAAAAAGTTTGTCAGACATCAAtggaaacacataaaaaaaaataatggtgTCCTGAAAAATATTACATGATAGATTAGCTGTTTGGTCAGATTACACTACACAGCAAACTGGGTTTGTGCAAACTGAAATGCAGCAGCAAAGGACTTTTCTGTAAATTATCTCCAGCATAACTTTCCTCTGAGCTGTTACTGCTGCATCCATCGGGGAGTCTCTCCACTGTAAATCAGGAGACCTGTAATTGGCAGCTCTACATGATCGTCTTGCTCTGGAAAGCATGACGTATGGTCCCATGCAAGCTGCAATAACAAAACCTGCCCAACAGCAGGAAGGTCTAGAGAGCCAAGCTCATTTTTAccgtgtttgttttcctgctatTGGAACCATTATGTGAGTGTTACAAGTTGAGTCCAGCAAGATAAAAAGTTCACACAACTCTGAACTTGACAATTCTGACAGTAGACACCGCTCAAAGCCAGAATCCCTACTTGTAAACGTCTACCCTGACTTCACGACGAACCAGCTGAAGGGAGACATAAAGTATATTTACCTGTATTTAGTATGTTGATCTTTAAATTTATAGGTCTGTCTGAagttaatgcttttattttgttttcagtgtcacaTAATTCATTTCCCATCTTGTAAATTCCAACCAAAAGGGGTGGAGGGTAGGATGTATTTGTATATTTAACAGTATAATAGTATTTGATAACAGTAACAGTATACAGTAAAGTATTTGTATGAGGTTACTGAATGgaatatttagattttataaTTTTAACATTATACTTGAAATAAAATTTTTAATGGCGTCCATTACCTCAAGAGTAGATTTCCGGCTATGTACTGTAGGTGAGGAGTACATTTGCCAATGAAACAtgagttttctgtttctgacatCTATGGAAGCAAATAAGagtcattattattacaattaaAAAGTTTGGGAACAGTTCATAAAGTGCCAACAATAGTGCAAAATGACTGCAGCTCGAATAACTGCAATGATGTCATAACTGCGACAGGCCTAGTGATGACTGAAGCTTTCGCCTCCTGTTTGAGCATGTCCTTGTAATGATCAGACAGTTCTACTGTCACGACACATATCTTTACGTAACACGAGCATACGAGCATACTCTTCGAAGTCCAACTTTAGTTTACTTGCTTCAGGTCGCTCTTCTGGCTTCACACACAGCATTGGCTTTATAATTTGGTtctgcaacaaaaaacaacaaacaggtaTTATGAAGTCCGTAATATCGATAAATGCTGCCAGTGTTCCCTTCTATTTCCCTCAAGCTGATTTTATTTGGCCAATTTTTTTTGACACACGTACATCA contains:
- the LOC143328300 gene encoding uncharacterized protein LOC143328300, translating into MMENGNYVSQLNEHAQRERCKLDYEDQSPVGPDHNRTFIQRVVIDGTVYPSGSGKTKREAKQSAAKNALKCLLNNEHQDSVGSTEEAAKASTASALVNDINYICWLNEHGQKNRVTVRPEESTGLGPNNTTYCCRYVVGDEKYPTVTGKTKREAKEEAAKLVYDVICGTKTTETANETYNHTSTQQREELNVSDICKKTRSLNLRSDTSFMKTNYIGLVNHYCQKTNRSHSYVEERRSGPSHNPQFFYKLVIDDKNYPEGEGKTIMEARQNAARLAWSALQEQSDWDSKVSFRSTVSEDGAPDTLSGPSAALESEESSSQSLSESASLSIAFIDSPNPSNAQMALGSAMSEDDPSTRESLGPSQGMPTRTTSSGIFTDSSNSSEHQHAVDDRNMGTQSRFTSDFDQFDLLGSGGFGRVYKARHKLLKKDYAVKIVCCEEKSLREVSTLSDLQHRNIVRYYTFWMEDSGNQWTISDDSNSSSQSAHSSSAKYLYIQMELCHTRTLKEWIEDKNDKSLQDSKRREESLNIFQQIVTGVEYIHSEKHIHRDLKPANILFGLDGEVKIGDFGLVTRDDDGALIDRTVCKGTPTYMAPEQKREKNYDRKVDIFPLGLIYLELLWKVSSGHERGQLLGNARCQNLPSQFSLTFPREEQIIKLMLCEKPEGRPEASEVKAELEKCAQMFSTKRMSQRNETVCRVGGQSSPEPDLYIPRLSVPACALTGSLGMEKKNYVDEPKRHERRALSELKYEDVDPEGPEHNQRIYKRTVLCDRPVFPVAAEDNKKQTKLNAALSCPSEKENRPPEGIMFAEGVDTGNSSSETTSAQSKSSRFTSDFDRIICLGEGAFGRVFEAEKKLTKHRFAVKIVLCKENKKALREVKALTDLHHRNIVRYYTCWLEDSGYQWDGAEDSCSTSQSSTENSSVRYLYIQMELCDTKTLKLWIDEKNTQNEKESLRNSKRREESRTIATQIVSGVEYIHFKKLIHRDLKPANIMFGRDGEVKIGDFGLVTDENDDDAENLVERTVNKGTPCYMAPEQSQKSYNRKIDIFALGLICFELFWSISTTHERQEILDDVRRQKFPKGFSGNFSEEYIIIKPMLCAKPDDRPEASKVKTDLEACSRRNSTRENTSRARTV